A portion of the Eubacterium maltosivorans genome contains these proteins:
- a CDS encoding glutamine synthetase family protein: protein MNLGKKTLDAVSYIEENDIKFIRMQFCDIYGQSKNIAISNEQIERAILYGVPFDANSVAGCLDADHSDLILHPDLSTLQILPWRPQQGKVARILCDVKYPDGTNFEGDSRYILKEQMKKAEKLGYRFNVGAECEFFLFRLGENGEPTREPVDDAGYFDLAPFDRGENTRREIILTLEEMGFEIESSHHESARGQHEIDFKYSGALESADNIMTFKTVVKTIAQRNGLHATFMPKPLNGQPGSGMHINMSLMRDGENIFTSDFGGLTDEARWFAAGVLGHIRGISALSNPLVNSYKRLMDGYEAPQTVSWGYGSRSPLIRIPAAVGDYCRMELRSPDPACNPYLTFALVLAAGLEGIEKKLPLMDPLGEAPAALQKLPMTLREALGEMEKDTLVTEVLGEKTAQKYIQLKSWEWRQYIGMVHEWEIDRYFSTF, encoded by the coding sequence ATGAATCTTGGCAAAAAAACACTCGATGCCGTCAGTTATATTGAGGAAAATGATATTAAATTTATCCGGATGCAGTTCTGCGATATCTATGGGCAGAGCAAAAATATCGCCATATCCAACGAGCAGATCGAGCGCGCCATTCTCTATGGTGTGCCCTTTGACGCCAATTCTGTGGCAGGCTGTCTGGATGCGGATCATTCTGATTTGATCCTGCACCCAGACCTGTCCACCCTTCAGATTCTGCCCTGGCGGCCGCAGCAGGGCAAGGTGGCCAGAATTCTCTGCGATGTGAAATACCCGGACGGTACGAATTTTGAAGGAGACAGCCGTTATATATTGAAGGAGCAGATGAAAAAAGCCGAGAAGCTGGGCTATCGCTTTAACGTGGGCGCAGAATGTGAATTCTTTCTGTTCCGCCTTGGGGAAAACGGCGAGCCGACCAGAGAGCCGGTTGACGACGCCGGCTATTTTGACCTGGCTCCCTTTGACCGCGGCGAAAATACGCGGCGTGAGATTATCCTGACGCTGGAGGAAATGGGGTTTGAAATCGAAAGCTCCCATCATGAATCGGCCCGGGGACAGCATGAGATCGACTTTAAATACAGTGGCGCCCTGGAGTCCGCGGACAACATCATGACCTTTAAGACAGTGGTTAAGACCATTGCCCAGCGCAACGGCCTGCATGCCACCTTTATGCCAAAGCCCCTCAATGGTCAGCCAGGCAGCGGCATGCATATTAATATGTCGCTTATGAGAGACGGCGAAAATATTTTTACCAGTGATTTCGGCGGGCTGACCGATGAAGCCAGATGGTTTGCCGCCGGTGTGCTCGGGCATATCCGAGGGATCAGCGCGCTATCCAACCCGCTGGTCAATTCTTACAAGCGTCTGATGGACGGCTACGAAGCGCCCCAGACTGTCAGCTGGGGCTACGGCTCCCGATCGCCGCTTATTCGTATCCCGGCCGCTGTGGGCGATTACTGCCGTATGGAGCTCAGAAGCCCGGACCCGGCCTGCAATCCCTATCTTACCTTTGCGCTGGTTCTGGCAGCCGGCCTTGAGGGGATTGAAAAGAAACTGCCTCTGATGGATCCGCTGGGGGAAGCGCCCGCAGCGCTTCAAAAACTGCCCATGACATTAAGGGAAGCGCTGGGAGAAATGGAAAAGGATACCCTGGTGACAGAAGTCCTCGGCGAGAAGACAGCGCAGAAATATATTCAGCTTAAAAGCTGGGAATGGAGACAATACATCGGAATGGTCCATGAGTGGGAAATTGACCGTTATTTTTCAACCTTCTAA
- a CDS encoding glutamine synthetase III yields MSEELEVKDCKNDVIDLFGSKVFNITVMRKRLPKHIYKSMMSTIKEDTPLDENVAEVVANAMKDWALEQGATHFTHWFQPMTGITAEKHDAFISPTEEGKVIMEFSGKELIKGEPDASSFPSGGLRATFEARGYTAWDPTSFAFVKGTTLYIPTTFISYSGEILDKKTPLLRSMKVISDEAIRILRLFGKTDVKKVTTTVGAEQEYFLIERDMYKKRKDLILTGRTLFGSKAPKGQEKEDHYFGRIRGRVCHFMRDVDRELWELGIPSKTRHNEVAPAQHELAPVFSTSNLATDNNQLIMETLQRVAFRHDLQCLLHEKPFAGVNGSGKHNNWALSTDTGENLLNPGKTPSENLQFLTFLVAVIEAVDRYPELLRCTVASAGNDHRLGANEAPPAIVSIFLGDQLTPALKSLETGKPVEEAKDLVMDLGVDAVPNFIVDATDRNRTSPFAFTGNKFEFRMLGSNQSIAGPNIALNTMVAEVLGEFADKLEAADDFKPALIELLRESLKAHKRVVFNGNNYSEEWVQEAERRGLPNLKATPDAFATYCEPKNVELFDKHGIYTHGELDARQEIHFEDYSKTLNIEALTMLTMAKREILPAVLDYTKDLAAILTQKKALGDFIDATAEETVLETVSKLSGSLVKKVEILDKTVIEAQGIEDVQEQARFYQNKVIEAMESLRATADELETMVGEKYWPYPIYEDLLFYV; encoded by the coding sequence ATGTCTGAAGAGTTAGAAGTAAAAGATTGTAAGAATGACGTTATTGATCTTTTCGGTTCAAAAGTGTTTAATATTACGGTAATGCGCAAGCGTCTGCCAAAGCACATTTACAAGTCCATGATGAGTACCATCAAAGAAGATACCCCTCTGGATGAAAATGTGGCCGAGGTTGTCGCAAACGCCATGAAGGACTGGGCTCTGGAACAGGGCGCCACCCACTTCACGCACTGGTTCCAGCCAATGACCGGTATCACCGCAGAAAAGCACGACGCTTTCATCAGCCCGACTGAAGAGGGCAAGGTCATCATGGAATTCTCCGGTAAAGAACTGATCAAGGGCGAGCCAGACGCTTCCTCCTTCCCTTCAGGCGGCCTTCGCGCAACCTTTGAAGCAAGAGGCTACACTGCGTGGGACCCGACCTCTTTTGCTTTTGTAAAAGGAACAACACTGTATATTCCAACAACCTTTATTTCCTACTCCGGTGAAATTCTGGATAAAAAAACACCGCTTTTAAGATCCATGAAGGTTATCAGTGATGAAGCCATCCGTATCCTCAGACTCTTTGGCAAAACGGATGTCAAAAAGGTTACAACCACAGTCGGCGCAGAGCAGGAATACTTCCTGATCGAAAGAGATATGTATAAAAAGCGTAAGGACTTGATCCTCACCGGCAGAACCCTGTTCGGCTCAAAAGCTCCTAAGGGCCAGGAAAAGGAAGACCACTATTTTGGCCGTATCCGCGGACGTGTCTGCCACTTCATGCGCGACGTTGACCGCGAATTATGGGAGCTTGGCATTCCCTCAAAAACCCGCCACAACGAGGTTGCCCCCGCACAGCATGAGCTGGCGCCGGTTTTCTCAACCTCTAACCTGGCTACTGACAACAACCAGCTGATCATGGAAACGCTGCAGCGGGTAGCCTTCAGACACGACCTGCAGTGCCTGCTTCATGAAAAGCCCTTTGCCGGCGTCAACGGCTCCGGTAAACACAATAACTGGGCTTTAAGCACAGATACCGGTGAAAACCTGCTGAACCCAGGTAAAACCCCCTCCGAAAACCTACAGTTCTTAACCTTCCTGGTCGCTGTGATCGAAGCGGTTGACCGCTATCCTGAGTTACTGCGCTGTACGGTTGCAAGCGCCGGCAACGATCACCGGCTCGGCGCAAATGAGGCTCCGCCAGCCATTGTATCCATCTTCCTGGGCGACCAGCTGACACCAGCGCTTAAATCACTCGAAACCGGTAAACCGGTCGAAGAAGCAAAAGATCTGGTGATGGACTTGGGCGTAGACGCAGTGCCAAACTTTATTGTTGATGCAACCGACCGTAACCGTACTTCGCCGTTTGCCTTTACCGGCAATAAGTTTGAATTCAGAATGCTTGGCTCAAACCAGTCCATCGCCGGCCCGAACATTGCCCTCAACACAATGGTTGCTGAGGTACTCGGCGAGTTTGCTGATAAGCTGGAAGCGGCAGATGATTTCAAACCCGCACTGATCGAACTGCTAAGAGAATCCCTTAAAGCACATAAACGCGTTGTATTCAACGGTAACAACTACTCTGAAGAGTGGGTTCAGGAGGCAGAACGCCGCGGTCTGCCAAACCTGAAAGCTACACCGGATGCTTTTGCAACCTATTGTGAACCTAAAAATGTCGAGCTGTTTGATAAACACGGCATTTATACCCACGGCGAGCTGGATGCCCGTCAGGAAATCCATTTTGAGGATTACAGCAAAACCCTAAACATCGAAGCCTTAACCATGCTGACCATGGCAAAACGTGAAATTCTTCCAGCGGTTCTGGACTACACCAAGGATCTGGCAGCTATTTTAACACAGAAAAAAGCCCTCGGTGATTTCATCGACGCAACAGCGGAAGAAACAGTACTGGAGACTGTCTCTAAATTATCCGGCTCTCTGGTTAAAAAGGTCGAAATTCTCGATAAAACCGTCATTGAAGCCCAGGGCATCGAGGATGTGCAGGAGCAGGCCAGATTCTACCAGAATAAGGTCATTGAAGCCATGGAAAGCCTGCGCGCAACCGCAGACGAGCTGGAAACCATGGTCGGTGAAAAATACTGGCCATACCCCATCTATGAAGACCTGCTCTTCTATGTATAA
- a CDS encoding glutamate synthase — protein MIIEAGKKYYTELNREVKAAEDREITIKGVLGQRYIGTGVKNKNITVYGTPGNAMGAYLSGTNITVYGNVQDAVGDTMDNGDIVVYGNGGDTLGYGMRGGNIYIRGNGGYRAGIHMKAYMEHQPVVVIGGKVGSFLGEYQAGGTIVVLGLGVENAFPAGGYCGTGMHGGAMYIRSDVPPTELAPQVVAELCTPAMLEPAMACIENYCHYFDADIKEILAKPFYKLTPGANNPYNDLYTAY, from the coding sequence ATGATCATTGAAGCAGGAAAAAAATATTATACCGAGCTAAACCGTGAGGTAAAGGCAGCAGAGGACCGTGAGATTACCATCAAGGGGGTTCTGGGCCAGCGCTATATTGGTACTGGCGTTAAAAACAAAAATATTACGGTTTACGGCACACCGGGCAATGCCATGGGGGCATATTTAAGCGGCACAAATATTACGGTTTACGGCAACGTGCAGGATGCAGTGGGCGACACCATGGATAACGGCGATATCGTGGTTTATGGAAACGGCGGCGATACCCTGGGCTATGGCATGCGCGGCGGCAACATCTACATCCGCGGCAACGGAGGCTACCGCGCAGGCATTCACATGAAAGCTTATATGGAGCACCAGCCCGTGGTGGTGATCGGCGGAAAGGTCGGGTCTTTTTTGGGCGAGTATCAGGCCGGCGGGACCATTGTGGTTCTGGGGCTGGGCGTGGAAAACGCTTTTCCGGCAGGCGGCTACTGTGGGACGGGTATGCACGGCGGAGCCATGTATATCCGCAGTGATGTGCCGCCCACAGAGCTGGCACCGCAGGTAGTGGCAGAGCTGTGCACACCTGCAATGCTGGAGCCGGCCATGGCCTGTATTGAAAACTACTGTCATTATTTTGACGCTGATATTAAGGAGATTTTAGCAAAACCCTTTTATAAATTGACACCAGGCGCCAACAATCCTTATAATGATTTATATACAGCGTATTAA
- a CDS encoding NAD(P)/FAD-dependent oxidoreductase produces MNKTKYLIIGNSAGAIGGVMGIRKEDQDGSITIISAEKHHTYSRPLISYWLEGKVSQEKMIYRDEDFYEKNACEVILGTRAERIDPEKNQVRLADGRVIAYEKLLVATGSVPFVPPIKGRETAKNTFTFTTMDDAAGVGEILDKNSKVVILGAGLIGLKAAEAVVGQCAGVTVVDLADRVLPSVLDAESAEIIKAHLMSRGMVLKLETSITEIGDMEVALSDGELLPYDILILAVGTRPEMSLVEQAGGKVERGIVTDDHQQTSLKDIYAAGDCTQSYDSTSQTAKNMAILPNAYMQGEVAGQNMAGGSAVYEKAFPVNSMGLLGLYMMTAGSYIGEATTVKTDESYKKFYIKDGVLKGCIIIGNCCRGGIYTDMIREQIPLETVDMQRLIKEPGLMAFKPGERYAKLSAEH; encoded by the coding sequence ATGAATAAGACAAAGTATTTAATCATCGGAAATTCCGCCGGAGCCATCGGCGGCGTCATGGGTATCCGCAAAGAGGATCAGGACGGCAGCATCACGATTATCAGCGCAGAAAAACACCACACCTATTCAAGACCATTGATCTCCTACTGGCTGGAGGGCAAAGTCTCCCAGGAGAAAATGATTTACCGGGATGAGGATTTTTATGAAAAAAATGCCTGTGAGGTAATACTTGGTACAAGGGCAGAGCGCATTGACCCGGAAAAGAACCAGGTGCGCCTGGCGGACGGCAGGGTCATCGCCTATGAAAAGCTTCTGGTGGCGACGGGCTCTGTTCCCTTTGTGCCGCCGATCAAGGGGAGGGAGACGGCCAAAAACACCTTTACCTTTACAACCATGGATGACGCGGCTGGCGTGGGTGAGATTCTGGATAAAAATTCTAAAGTCGTCATTTTAGGCGCGGGGCTCATTGGCCTGAAGGCAGCTGAAGCGGTTGTGGGACAATGCGCGGGTGTGACGGTAGTAGATCTGGCAGACCGGGTGCTGCCCAGTGTTCTGGACGCAGAAAGCGCAGAGATTATCAAGGCGCATCTGATGAGCCGGGGAATGGTTTTAAAGCTGGAAACCAGTATTACCGAAATCGGCGATATGGAGGTTGCTCTGAGTGACGGTGAGCTTCTCCCCTATGATATTCTTATTCTGGCAGTGGGGACAAGACCGGAGATGTCACTGGTCGAGCAGGCTGGCGGAAAGGTGGAACGTGGGATTGTGACCGATGATCACCAGCAGACCAGCCTGAAGGATATTTACGCGGCTGGAGACTGTACCCAGAGCTATGATAGTACCTCACAGACGGCTAAAAACATGGCGATTCTGCCAAATGCCTATATGCAGGGTGAGGTGGCAGGACAAAATATGGCCGGCGGCAGCGCTGTGTACGAAAAGGCCTTTCCGGTAAATTCCATGGGGCTTCTGGGCCTGTATATGATGACGGCAGGCAGCTATATCGGCGAAGCCACTACTGTTAAAACCGATGAAAGCTATAAGAAGTTTTATATAAAGGACGGCGTTTTAAAGGGCTGTATCATCATCGGTAATTGCTGTCGCGGCGGTATTTATACCGATATGATCCGCGAACAGATTCCCCTTGAGACAGTGGATATGCAAAGGCTGATAAAAGAGCCGGGCCTCATGGCTTTTAAACCCGGGGAACGTTATGCAAAGCTCAGTGCAGAGCATTAG
- a CDS encoding glutamate synthase-related protein has product MGINYIYPQYEIVRNPNRCIKCRVCERQCANEVHSYDAELDVMKADETGCVDCQRCVSMCPTRALKIVKTDNQFRENYNWKQSTIEEVYRQAGSGGVLLSSMGNPNEYPVYWDKMLINASQVTNPSIDPLREPMETKVFLGKKPGQLEMDKEGNIISEIPPQIELELPIMFSAMSYGSISENAHKSLARAATELGTCYNTGEGGLNKGLYQYGQNTIVQVASGRFGVHEDYLMAGAAIEIKMGQGAKPGIGGHLPGKKIGEKVSKTRMIPEGADAISPAPHHDIYSIEDLRQLIFSLKEATGYTKPVIVKIAAVHNVAAIASGIARSGADIIAIDGFRGGTGAAPTRIRDNVGIPIELALAAVDQRLRDEQIRNDISIVVGGSIRSSADVVKAIALGADACYIGTAALLALGCHLCRHCQSGRCNWGIATQREDLVKRLNPEIGAQRLTNLMRAWNHEIQEMMGGMGINSIESLKGNRLMLRGIGLSDKELEILGIKHAGV; this is encoded by the coding sequence ATGGGAATCAATTATATTTATCCGCAATACGAAATTGTCAGAAATCCAAACCGCTGCATCAAATGCCGGGTCTGCGAAAGACAGTGCGCCAACGAGGTGCACAGCTATGATGCAGAGCTGGATGTTATGAAAGCAGACGAGACCGGCTGTGTGGACTGCCAGCGCTGTGTGAGTATGTGCCCGACACGCGCCCTTAAGATTGTCAAGACCGACAACCAGTTCAGGGAAAATTACAACTGGAAGCAGAGCACCATCGAGGAAGTTTACCGCCAGGCGGGCAGCGGCGGTGTCCTGCTCTCCTCCATGGGAAACCCCAACGAATACCCGGTATATTGGGATAAAATGCTCATTAACGCCAGCCAGGTAACTAATCCGTCCATCGACCCGCTGCGCGAGCCAATGGAGACAAAGGTGTTCCTGGGTAAAAAGCCTGGTCAGCTGGAGATGGATAAAGAGGGAAACATTATTTCCGAGATTCCACCGCAGATTGAGCTGGAGCTGCCCATTATGTTTTCGGCCATGTCCTACGGTTCCATCAGCGAAAACGCCCACAAGTCCCTTGCCCGTGCGGCAACGGAGCTTGGAACCTGCTACAATACCGGCGAGGGCGGTTTAAACAAGGGCCTGTACCAGTACGGGCAAAACACCATCGTCCAGGTAGCTTCCGGCCGCTTTGGCGTGCATGAGGATTACCTGATGGCCGGTGCCGCCATTGAGATTAAAATGGGACAGGGTGCAAAGCCCGGAATCGGCGGTCATCTGCCCGGTAAAAAAATCGGGGAAAAGGTGTCAAAAACCCGCATGATTCCAGAAGGGGCTGACGCCATATCACCAGCGCCCCATCATGATATTTATTCCATTGAGGACCTGCGTCAGTTGATTTTTTCATTAAAAGAGGCCACCGGCTACACTAAGCCGGTGATTGTCAAAATCGCCGCGGTTCACAATGTGGCCGCCATTGCATCGGGCATTGCGCGCTCGGGCGCAGACATCATTGCCATTGACGGCTTTAGAGGCGGTACCGGCGCGGCGCCGACCCGTATCCGTGACAACGTTGGGATTCCCATTGAACTGGCGCTGGCGGCGGTGGATCAGCGTCTGAGGGATGAGCAGATCCGCAATGATATCTCCATCGTTGTCGGCGGCAGCATCCGCAGCTCCGCCGATGTGGTCAAGGCCATTGCCCTTGGCGCAGATGCCTGCTATATTGGCACTGCCGCCCTTCTGGCCCTCGGCTGTCATTTATGCCGCCACTGCCAGAGCGGCCGCTGCAACTGGGGCATCGCCACACAGCGTGAGGATCTTGTAAAACGGCTGAATCCGGAAATTGGCGCACAACGCCTCACCAACCTCATGCGTGCCTGGAATCATGAAATCCAGGAAATGATGGGCGGTATGGGCATCAACTCCATCGAGTCTCTCAAGGGAAACCGCCTGATGCTGCGGGGCATTGGCCTGTCCGATAAGGAATTGGAAATATTAGGAATAAAACATGCGGGGGTTTAA
- a CDS encoding 4Fe-4S dicluster domain-containing protein, producing the protein MKRVYVNEEWCLGCHLCEYQCAFANSGEEDMFKAFNRKEKPLPRIRVEDGMENGEEIHFAVSCRHCKTPYCVKGCITGALSVGEDGVIKIDDTRCVGCRTCIAMCPYGCLVVGHTKTMLKCELCTENGGEPACVKNCPNRAIVFEERGAVNE; encoded by the coding sequence ATGAAACGAGTATATGTCAATGAAGAATGGTGCCTGGGCTGTCACCTTTGCGAATATCAGTGTGCTTTTGCAAACTCCGGCGAGGAGGATATGTTCAAGGCCTTTAATCGAAAGGAAAAACCATTGCCGCGCATCCGTGTGGAGGATGGTATGGAAAACGGGGAGGAAATCCATTTTGCGGTTTCCTGCCGCCACTGCAAAACACCCTACTGCGTCAAGGGCTGCATTACCGGCGCTTTATCGGTCGGGGAAGATGGTGTGATTAAAATCGACGATACACGCTGCGTGGGCTGTCGTACCTGTATTGCCATGTGCCCCTACGGCTGTCTGGTGGTTGGTCACACGAAAACCATGCTGAAATGTGAACTGTGCACAGAAAACGGCGGTGAGCCAGCCTGTGTTAAAAACTGTCCGAACCGTGCCATTGTTTTTGAAGAAAGGGGTGCTGTCAATGAATAA
- a CDS encoding ANTAR domain-containing response regulator yields MSNVLLVCRQNEITKALTEIMRGMDFSMIDAVPSGSEGRRRLQEIEYDMVIINTPLGDEFGIELALDTIEKYLIGVVLIVKNELVEHVEAKLMDTTAFVVSKPINRQFLTQNIKFVLHSKEKMQRLKEQNEKLQKKMDDIKIIYRAKLCLMGYLNMTEEQAHRYIQKQAMDMRISPRQVAENLIRTYER; encoded by the coding sequence ATGAGTAATGTGTTGTTGGTATGCAGGCAGAACGAGATTACAAAAGCACTGACGGAGATCATGCGGGGTATGGATTTCAGCATGATTGACGCGGTCCCCTCCGGCAGTGAAGGCCGAAGGCGTCTTCAGGAAATAGAGTATGATATGGTCATTATCAATACCCCCCTGGGCGATGAGTTCGGTATCGAGCTGGCCCTTGATACGATCGAAAAGTATCTGATCGGCGTAGTGCTTATCGTAAAAAACGAGCTGGTAGAACATGTGGAGGCCAAGCTGATGGACACAACAGCCTTCGTGGTGTCTAAGCCCATCAACCGCCAGTTTTTGACCCAGAACATCAAGTTTGTGCTGCACTCAAAGGAAAAGATGCAGCGTCTTAAGGAACAGAACGAAAAGCTGCAAAAGAAAATGGATGATATTAAGATCATTTACCGGGCCAAGCTGTGCCTGATGGGTTATCTGAATATGACCGAGGAACAGGCCCATCGTTACATACAGAAGCAGGCAATGGATATGCGGATATCACCCCGGCAGGTTGCAGAAAACCTCATCCGGACCTACGAGCGCTGA
- a CDS encoding class II glutamine amidotransferase, which translates to MLKKEGQIRIPSGCAISGIIHKKGKPVINGSQIVDSIAVMHDRSNGLGGGFAGYGIYPEYADSYAFHVFYDDFKARQETERYLDKYFDVVNLSRIPVRKNKNIKDEPLIWRYFVDPIFTKIQEEKGEIDEEKFIVDTVFYINTYIDGAYIFSSGKNMGVFKAVGFPEDVGDFYKLEEYDGYCWTAHGRYPTNTPGWWGGAHPFALLDYSIVHNGEISSYDANRRFIEMFDYKCTLLTDTEVITYIIDFLNRKQGFDFEDIASIIAAPFWEEIEKMEPEKARRFKTLRNTFASLLITGPFSIMCGFTDGLMALNDRLKLRSMVAGEKDEVVYIASEESAIRAVCPDVGDIWAPKGGEPIIVRVNREGE; encoded by the coding sequence ATGTTAAAAAAAGAAGGACAAATCAGAATCCCAAGCGGTTGTGCGATCTCGGGAATCATACATAAAAAGGGAAAACCTGTGATTAACGGCAGCCAGATTGTGGATTCTATCGCGGTTATGCATGATCGTTCGAACGGGCTGGGCGGCGGCTTTGCGGGATATGGAATTTATCCGGAATACGCAGACTCCTACGCGTTTCATGTCTTTTATGACGACTTTAAAGCCAGACAGGAAACGGAGCGCTATCTGGATAAATACTTTGACGTGGTTAATCTGAGCCGGATACCCGTGCGTAAAAATAAAAATATCAAGGACGAGCCTCTGATATGGCGTTACTTTGTCGATCCGATCTTCACTAAAATACAGGAGGAGAAGGGCGAAATTGATGAAGAAAAATTTATTGTTGATACAGTGTTCTACATTAATACCTATATCGACGGCGCCTATATCTTTTCAAGCGGAAAGAACATGGGCGTTTTTAAAGCTGTTGGGTTTCCTGAGGATGTCGGTGATTTTTACAAGCTTGAGGAATATGACGGCTACTGCTGGACAGCCCATGGCCGTTATCCGACCAATACGCCAGGCTGGTGGGGCGGCGCCCATCCTTTCGCGCTTCTGGATTACTCTATTGTCCACAATGGGGAGATTTCCTCTTACGATGCAAACCGGCGTTTCATTGAGATGTTCGATTATAAGTGCACCCTTCTGACCGATACAGAGGTTATTACCTACATTATTGATTTTTTAAACCGCAAGCAAGGCTTTGATTTTGAGGACATTGCCAGCATCATCGCTGCGCCTTTCTGGGAAGAAATCGAAAAGATGGAGCCGGAGAAGGCCAGACGCTTTAAAACACTCCGCAACACCTTTGCCAGCCTGCTGATCACCGGTCCCTTTTCAATCATGTGTGGTTTTACCGATGGATTAATGGCACTGAACGACCGGCTGAAGCTGCGTTCGATGGTGGCCGGGGAAAAGGACGAGGTGGTTTATATCGCCAGTGAGGAAAGCGCTATCCGCGCGGTGTGTCCGGATGTAGGCGATATCTGGGCGCCAAAGGGTGGTGAACCCATCATTGTCCGAGTGAATCGTGAAGGAGAATAA